The DNA region TGAGACACGGTAAAGGGAGAATTGAGAAATCAGATTCATGGTTGTTGAGATTTTGGGACATTTTCAATAACTTTAAGATCATTAGAATGTTATTTAATAGGTAAGCAAAATTATAGATGATATGTATTAATCgttataatttaattggttagCTATTTTTAGTGATGCGTCAGTTTTTCCTTCGTTATAAAAGCTGAACTGTTAGTAgctgtaaaaaaatttattgtattgattacaACCACCAATCAAAGTTACAACTTGTatgcataaaaaaatatgtgtacTAGCATTGGCAAAGCAATGTGAAAAGAATCAATAAGAACATTGACAACACTACTGTACGCACAACATTTATACAGCTTGTCGGTGTGGACGTTGATACGTGTGATCAAAACATTTTCTCATTTGCCTCTCACGTAATTTTCTCATACTAATCACTACATTATGTCACATGATTGACCAAACTAATCAGGAttatattgttttcattttatcattACTTATTtgtatgtagttttttttttttgttaaacttatTTGTATGTAGTTTTGTTGGCTTTATGAACAAAACAGAACACCGAATTGGACAAAATCGATTCAGTTCTAGTCTTCTAGATAGTCACGTTAAGATAAAAGTATTGATTCGTAACTTTCAGGAATATGGCCTACATTTACAAATAATTGTAGAATAGTGAGACAAAATAATTCTGGATATTAATCAAATTATTGCAGGAATATGaccttcattattttttttgctatcaTTTTTAATGGAGTTAACGATTTTcacatatcaaaaatattaaaataacatattctttttgaaaaaaaaaaccttttaaaacttgattttttttttaaatattttcaatcacAATTGATCTGAAACAGATAGTGTAAATAATAAGTATATGGAAGACATCTAAAGCAGAGTATACGAGAGCCCAAAATGGAAGGGGTTTAGTCTCTCATAAACATGATTGTGTTGCTTCTTCTTGTAGCTTCGTCTGGACTTGGAAAATGCTTCCATGCTTACAGTTACAGCAGGAGTGATTTCCCGGAAGGTTTCGTTTTTGGAGCCGGGATATCTGCTTATCAGGTAACCAAGCAATCCCATcccttcttctctgtttttttttcttcttcttctcgattttcttttaagtttttttggtttcttctcaaAGTGGGAAGGAGCTTTTGATGAAGGCGGGAGGAAGCCTAGCGTTTGGGATACATTcctgttggtgcgggattcagcacccccgacataccgaactaaaccagaaatactaattgattaGTTAACCGGGAAACCGGTTAAGggcttgattaggtcaacaaGAGGTCAGTTCGGCCAAAGCGTAGCCTCACTTCGGCACTCtcgtaagcttttttttttttttccattatctttttctatgttttggTCTTTGCACTACGATCTGAGGGAGGGTGGGTATTCCTGTTTACACTTCACTTTTCCCGGTTTTACGGTCTTATACAAACTGAAACCATTTAAAAGTACGGTATGTAATTCCATTTGGTTATGTTTGGTTTTATGGTTTTAGGATAtattgcttttaaaaaaaaactaaaaccatatgcaattctgttttggtttggtttggttcagttttggTCTATTCAAtgacttttcaaaaaaaaaacattgcataaaattagctgtttttttttttggtcaaacaaaaTTAGCAGCTCTATGCTTAGAGAATAAGGTTCTCTTCAAGTactttaagaagaaaaatacatttgattttttttgtctttggtcTTTATCATCTTCTGTTTTATCTCCTTTGCTCCAATACACTTGGCAGGTAAGATGGATAACGGAGACATAGCTTGTGATGGATATCACAAGTACAAGGTTCGTTCTCTTTTATATacatgttatttatatatattcaccaAACGAAAtaccaaagatttttttttctgacactGCAGGAAGATGTGAAGCTTATGGCCGAAACTGGCTTACGTGCATTCagattctccatctcttggtcTAGGCTTATTCTCAGTAACCCTTCTATAATTATGacctttttttcttactttactCCAAAGGATCAACTTAATGAGCTCTTGTCTCATTAGATGGAAGAGGTTCCATTAACCCGAAAGGTCTACAGTTCTATAAGAACTTTATCCAAGAACTTGTCAGACATGGTAATACCTACTAACCCGACtttaaactcttcttcttcggaaGTAGACTTTGCTTTTTACCTCATATTAACTATACTATATGCAATTTTACTGCAGGAATTGAGCCACATGTTACACTTTATCATTACGATCATCCTCAGTATCTCGAGGATGACTATGGAGGATGGATCAACCGCAGAATCATGTAGAGCGCAGCATTTTAATTTACTTTGCTTCCACTTTCACATGATGCTACAAAAAATTACCTGAAAAAATGAAAAGcttcttcttgttattttttcatATCGCAGCAAAGACTTCACTGCTTATGCAGATGTTTGCTTCAGAGAGTTTGGGCGCTACGTCAAATTCTGGACCACGATCAACGAGGCTAATATATTCACTATTGGAGGTTACAACGATGGGAATTCACCGCCTGGTCGTTGCTCCTTTCCGGGCAGAAACTGCTTGTTAGGGAACTCTTCCACTGAAACATATATCGTCGGCCATAACTTGTTGCTTGCGCACGCCTCTGTTTCAAGACTATTTAAGCAAAAGTACAAGGTATAATATCTGTTTTTTAGATAACCCTCTCTTGAATGTGAGACTTGATAACAAAGGAGTAaggtattatatatatatatatatatatttatatgtaatgtGCAGGATATACAAGGAGGTTCTGTAGGCTTTAGCTTATATGCATTCGATTTTACTCCTTCTACAAGCTCCAAGGATGATGAAATCGCAACGCAAAGAGCCAATGATTTCTACCTAGGATGGTGAGTCATGCACAAAACAAACTTTTGCAACATATGTATCCAAAGTTTtaagctaaaaacaaaaacaaaacatatattcttGAAAACTCAGGATGCTTGAGCCTGTTATATATGGACACTATCCTGATGCGATGAAAAAAACCGTTGGATCAAGACTGCCAGTTTTCTCAGAGGAAGAATCAGAACAAGTTAAAGGGTCATCTGACTTCATAGAAACTATACACTATCTTACCGCTTCTGTGACAAAGAACGAAATGAACCCTTCACTTTCAAGAATCACAGATTTTAACTCAGACTTGGGCGTATCTATTAATAGTAGGAGCCAAaaaactaatctatatatatatatatatatatatatatatatatatatatatatatatatatattcaaaactcttttctcttttatccTATGATATTTTGCATTAgctaatcatctttttttctttttattgcttGGGAGGCAGTTTCTTCTCTGAAGGTAAGAGTTTCGAGGCTACTAAATTCAGATGCAAAGCGCCTAGTATTAATTACTTATACCTTTTTCActagttgttattttttttgtttttgttaggaCAAGTATGTTGGTTCTCCATGGGCTATGGAAGGCATCCTGGAGTATATAAAGCAGCGCTATGGCAATCCCCAGTCTACATTCTTGAGaatggtctctctctctctcactccgtATGTCTTCTCTCTTGTGTTTGTCTTAGTCTATTTAATTATCTTGCCAATGCAAATAAATATAGGTAAAATAATGAAACAAGATTTGGAGCTGCAACAGAAGGACACACCAAGGATTGAGTACTTAGAAGCTTACATTGGAGCAGTGCTGAAAGCCGTTAGGTAAGTAAAGTGTTTCATAATGCATCTTACCTTCCCTGCTCTCTTATCGGTGTATGAAAGATACAAAAGTCATGACTACATGTAGGAATGGATCAGACACGAGAGGCTACTTCGTATGGTCATTTATGGATTTGTACGAGTTACTAACCGGATATGAGCATAGCTACGGATTGTACTCTGTCAATTTTAGCGACCCCCAACGCAAGAGATCTCCCAAACTCTCTGCCCTTTGGTACTCTGGTTTTCTCAAGGGCAAAACCACCTTTCTTGGTTCCCAAGGCATCATGCAATCGCATAGCAATTTCTCGTCTTCCTCCTAGTACCAGGGTTGCTATTAAATATGATGTATCCGGTTCAGTATATAGTCAGATTCTTGAATAGAAAAGATCACTGAAGTTGTGTGATACGAGCCAAAGAATTCAGCTTCAACACGTACTGAAACGTTTGATATAAGAGAGATATTTAAGCAAAAACTTCCCTTTAACCcaactctttctttttgagaattaggttaattgttggAGCTTGAGGCTGAGAATTAGGTTAACCCAACTCTCTCTGTACTCTACTTgaatgtatatatttacaaaactaTATGTGTTTTAAACAGTAGCTGTAATCTGTTTCCTCGATAAAACATTATATGTGGTACGTGAAAAGATTGTTCTCCACTAACACCCTTACATTGACAACATGTAATCACTCCATTCCAAGAAGTGTAAAACATCAAAGATCGAGACCAAATTGTGAGTTAGTGATCCATTTTTCTACAACCTTGCACAATTTCCGCTGGAGAGCGATCGAGTGTTGATAGAGTCGCGGGAGGCGACTTTTTGAGGATCTTTGGACGAGTGAGGGTTGTTAATATTCAGATTACAGGGAGTTAAAGACGACGGATTTGATTATCAGTCCTGTGTAGTTGTATGATGTTACTTGGGTATGGATTGATTGCATCGTCATAAGGTACATATGGATtatcatcggggtagagtggttTTTGAGcatccaggagggaagttggtatTTGATGGAGTGCGACCGACTTCGCGGAGTCTTATGATCTTGGCCATgcaggcagggaagatgatcaAAAAGGGACGTGGGGCCTATATGTTTATAATCTCGATGTTGAAGTTAGTGGGGCAGTCTACAGTTGGCGGTATTCGGGTTTGTTGAGGAGTTCGAGGATGTGTTACATTCGTTgtaggggttaccaccatctcggtttGATCCCTTCACGATTGAGCTGGAACCATGGACTAACCAGAGATGGCTCCAAcatagatcatcctcctccttctcatctccatgattccacgctacacactacctacaccacaaacacaatgagatgcgtgagtattaacAGAAATACCCAGtaaggcgatcctcccatctacgagctctACACAAAAGCAAataaagagtacaaccacaaataaaacataacaaactagTCATTAAATAAaacacccaataacacattcaccacacttacacatgatcacacaaaacaagCCATACAACCCAATCACTTacataagctcatggtcacgcactcaccttattCTAACAACAACTAAAACCAGGAGAGACTCTCTTGGCGTCTACAAACAGCCCAGAAACACCCTACAAcaaatcacaaaaccaaaatgACCTTGAAACAAAATTGAGAGAAATAACAGAAACCTTCAGTATTaaagacaaaaccctaaaacaaaaaccaactGTTAACTATCAAATTCCTCCAGTGAAAAGCTATCTATAGAGGTCAAGGCgcttcccacaaaatctgaTGCCGATCAGATAACAGAAGAGCCCAGGATCGCACTTACAATCCCGGCTGGTCTCAGTTTGCGTCTAAGACAAATCAACTCACGAAACTGCAGATAACTCTTCGATTATtaact from Camelina sativa cultivar DH55 chromosome 3, Cs, whole genome shotgun sequence includes:
- the LOC104777613 gene encoding beta-glucosidase 1 isoform X4 is translated as MDQPQNHLLLVIFSYRSKDFTAYADVCFREFGRYVKFWTTINEANIFTIGGYNDGNSPPGRCSFPGRNCLLGNSSTETYIVGHNLLLAHASVSRLFKQKYKDIQGGSVGFSLYAFDFTPSTSSKDDEIATQRANDFYLGWMLEPVIYGHYPDAMKKTVGSRLPVFSEEESEQVKGSSDFIETIHYLTASVTKNEMNPSLSRITDFNSDLGVSINSSFFSEGQVCWFSMGYGRHPGVYKAALWQSPVYILENGKIMKQDLELQQKDTPRIEYLEAYIGAVLKAVRNGSDTRGYFVWSFMDLYELLTGYEHSYGLYSVNFSDPQRKRSPKLSALWYSGFLKGKTTFLGSQGIMQSHSNFSSSS
- the LOC104777613 gene encoding beta-glucosidase 1 isoform X2, with protein sequence MDNGDIACDGYHKYKEDVKLMAETGLRAFRFSISWSRLILNGRGSINPKGLQFYKNFIQELVRHGIEPHVTLYHYDHPQYLEDDYGGWINRRIIKDFTAYADVCFREFGRYVKFWTTINEANIFTIGGYNDGNSPPGRCSFPGRNCLLGNSSTETYIVGHNLLLAHASVSRLFKQKYKDIQGGSVGFSLYAFDFTPSTSSKDDEIATQRANDFYLGWMLEPVIYGHYPDAMKKTVGSRLPVFSEEESEQVKGSSDFIETIHYLTASVTKNEMNPSLSRITDFNSDLGVSINSSFFSEGQVCWFSMGYGRHPGVYKAALWQSPVYILENGKIMKQDLELQQKDTPRIEYLEAYIGAVLKAVSHDYM
- the LOC104777613 gene encoding beta-glucosidase 1 isoform X5 translates to MDNGDIACDGYHKYKEDVKLMAETGLRAFRFSISWSRLILNGRGSINPKGLQFYKNFIQELVRHGIEPHVTLYHYDHPQYLEDDYGGWINRRIIKDFTAYADVCFREFGRYVKFWTTINEANIFTIGGYNDGNSPPGRCSFPGRNCLLGNSSTETYIVGHNLLLAHASVSRLFKQKYKDIQGGSVGFSLYAFDFTPSTSSKDDEIATQRANDFYLGWMLEPVIYGHYPDAMKKTVGSRLPVFSEEESEQVKGSSDFIETIHYLTASVTKNEMNPSLSRITDFNSDLGVSINISSLKDKYVGSPWAMEGILEYIKQRYGNPQSTFLRMVK
- the LOC104777613 gene encoding beta-glucosidase 1 isoform X1, which gives rise to MDNGDIACDGYHKYKEDVKLMAETGLRAFRFSISWSRLILNGRGSINPKGLQFYKNFIQELVRHGIEPHVTLYHYDHPQYLEDDYGGWINRRIIKDFTAYADVCFREFGRYVKFWTTINEANIFTIGGYNDGNSPPGRCSFPGRNCLLGNSSTETYIVGHNLLLAHASVSRLFKQKYKDIQGGSVGFSLYAFDFTPSTSSKDDEIATQRANDFYLGWMLEPVIYGHYPDAMKKTVGSRLPVFSEEESEQVKGSSDFIETIHYLTASVTKNEMNPSLSRITDFNSDLGVSINSSFFSEGQVCWFSMGYGRHPGVYKAALWQSPVYILENGKIMKQDLELQQKDTPRIEYLEAYIGAVLKAVRNGSDTRGYFVWSFMDLYELLTGYEHSYGLYSVNFSDPQRKRSPKLSALWYSGFLKGKTTFLGSQGIMQSHSNFSSSS
- the LOC104777613 gene encoding beta-glucosidase 1 isoform X3 — protein: MDNGDIACDGYHKYKEDVKLMAETGLRAFRFSISWSRLILNGRGSINPKGLQFYKNFIQELVRHGIEPHVTLYHYDHPQYLEDDYGGWINRRIIKDFTAYADVCFREFGRYVKFWTTINEANIFTIGGYNDGNSPPGRCSFPGRNCLLGNSSTETYIVGHNLLLAHASVSRLFKQKYKDIQGGSVGFSLYAFDFTPSTSSKDDEIATQRANDFYLGCFFSEGQVCWFSMGYGRHPGVYKAALWQSPVYILENGKIMKQDLELQQKDTPRIEYLEAYIGAVLKAVRNGSDTRGYFVWSFMDLYELLTGYEHSYGLYSVNFSDPQRKRSPKLSALWYSGFLKGKTTFLGSQGIMQSHSNFSSSS